CCTCATCGGCTTTTTCGAAGTGCTCGCTTTTGGCGTGATATTTTCGGTTACCGTTTTTTGGCTGCGCCGGAATGTGGTGAAGCTGAAACGTTTTATCCACAGTGACCTGAAAGGCTGGCCGAAAAGCGATGCTAATATTATTCTCTATTTTGAGACCGTATTGATGCTGCTGTTCCTTACCATGAACGGTGCTGATGGCTACCTTCAATCTATTAATGCAGAACATTACACCCACGCAGGGGCTTTCCCGATTTCCGGCTTTATAGCACAGCTTTTTGAAGGAATGGATGCCGGCACTGTAATGATCATTGAAAGGGCGGCTTGGTGGATGCACATTATAGGTATCCTTGCCTTTATGAATTACCTTTATTTCTCGAAGCACTTACACATACTGCTGGCATTCCCGAATACGTATTTTGCCAACCTGAAACCGAAGGGCCAGTTTGAGAATCTGGAGTCGGTGACGAACGAAGTGAAGCTGATGATGGACCCGAATGCCGACCCGTTTGCCGCAGCGCCTCCTGCAGCAGAAGGTGAAGTGCCTGCAAAATTTGGCGCTAGCGATGTACAGGACCTGAACTGGGTGCAGCTGATGAATGCATACACCTGTACCGAATGCGGAAGGTGTACATCGGTATGCCCGGCCAACCAGACCGGCAAAAAGCTTTCGCCAAGGAAGATAATGATGGATACCCGCGACAGGCTTGAAGAAGTTGGCCGTAACATCGATAAGAACAAAGGCACATTTGTAGACGACGGCAAAATGCTGCTTAACGATTATATCACACCCGAAGAGCTATGGGCCTGCACCACCTGCAACGGTTGTGTGGAAGCCTGCCCTGTGAACATCGACCCGCTTTCTATTATTATGGATATGCGCAGGTACCTTGTTATGGAGCAGAGCGCGGCGCCTAAAGAGTTAAACGGCATGATGACCAATATAGAGAACAATGGTGCGCCATGGCAGTACAGCCAGATGGACAGGTTAAACTGGAAAGACGAAGCATAATGAACACGGAAGATATAGACAAGAATTTACAGCCGATAACAGAGAACGGCGAGCACTTGAGCCCGATACTTCCGCTGGGCATAAAGAACTACCTGATTGATATAGACGGTACTATTTGCGACGATATACCGAATGAGGAACCCGAAAGGATGGTTACCGCAGCCGTGTATCCTGATGCGCTCGAAACGCTAAACAGGTGGTATGACGAAGGGCACGTGATCTATTTCTTTACGTCGCGTACCGAAGCCCACAGGGAAATTACCGAAACATGGCTGAAGAAATTCGGCTTTAAATACCACGGCATGCTTATGGGCAAGCCCCGTGGGGGAAACTACCACTGGATAGACAACCACCTTGTAAAGGCAACGCGATACAGGGGGAAATTTACCGACCTGGTTGAGAAAGAAGTGACCATCCAGGTTTTTGATGATGGCAAACACGATGAAGATTAAGTTATGGAAAATATTATAGTTCCTACAATGGCCGAAATGATGGCTACAGGGCAGCAGCCGGAAGTATTGTTCTGGGTGGGCTGTTCGGGTAGCTTTGACGACAGGGCCAAAAAGATAACCAAGGCGTTTGTGCGGATACTAAACCGTGCCAATGTGCCGTTCGCTGTATTAGGAACGGAAGAAAGCTGTACGGGCGACCCTGCAAAAAGGGCAGGCAACGAGTTCCTGTTCCAGATGCAGGCTATGGCAAACATTGAGGTGCTCAACGCTTATGATGTAAAGAAGATTGTTACGGCATGCCCGCACTGCTTCAACACGATAAAGAACGAATACCCGGGCCTTGGCGGAAAGTATGAAGTGGTACACCACACCCAGTTCCTGAAATCGCTGCTTGAAGAAGGCAGGCTTACCATAGAAGGCGGGCAGTTTAAAGGCAAGAAAATAACCTTTCACGACCCGTGCTACTTAGGAAGGGCAAACAATATCTATGAAGCGCCACGCGACCTTATAGAGAAGCTGGACGCTGAATTGGTAGAGATGAAACGCTCCCGTGCCAACGGCTTTTGCTGTGGTGCAGGCGGCGCACAGATGTTCAAGGAACCCGAGCCGGGCAACAAGGACGTGAACGTGGAAAGGACCGAAGATGCCTTGGAAACACAGCCTGAGATAATCGCGGCCGGATGCCCGTTCTGTAACACTATGCTTACGGATGGCGTTAAGGCTAAGAACAGGGAACACGATGTTAAAGTAATGGATGTGGCGGAACTTATCGCCAATGCAAAGGATTTATAAGAAAAAAGAATTATGTACGTTCCTTTTGATACACTGCCTGAAGAATCCAGGATATGGATTTACCAGTCGAACAGGAAATTTTCTGATGAGGAAGTTACCGAAATAGAATCGTCGCTACAGAATTTCCTTGAGAACTGGGCGGCACACGGCGCGGGGCTTGAGGCTTCGTACCAGATAAAATACAACAGGTTTATTATTATTGCCATAAACCAGGAGGTACAGGCTGCAACGGGATGCTCTATAGATGCATCGGTACAGTTCATACAGTCGCTGGAGCAGAAATACAATGTAGACCTGCTCGACAAGATGAATGTTACCTTTAAGAACGGCGAGCATATTGCCTATAAGCCGCTTATCGATTTTAAGAAAATGGCTAAAGAGAAATCGGTTTCGGCCAATACTATAGTTTTTAACAACCTGGTAAACACCGTGGGAGAATGGGAAGAATACTGGGAAGTACCCGCAGGGGAAAGTTGGCACAGCCGGTTTTTTTGACAGCTTTTTACACCGGGAAAAATAAGGGAATCATCATTGCATAAAAAGGTAATGGTGATTTTATCATTTAAAAAAATACAACAGTTTTGAAGAGATTTTTGATTGTCGTTTTTCTGTTAGCCATTGGTACAGCATCGGCGCAGAAGGCATTGGGTTTTGATGATTACGCCTCGGCAGGCGAAAGGAAATGGGTAGACAGCATATACAACAGCATGTCGTTTGACGAAAGGGTAGGGCAGCTGTTTATGGTTGCAGCCTATTCTAACAAAGATTCCACGCATGTAAAAGGGATAGATAAGCTGGTGAGGGATTATAAGGTTGGCGGGCTCATTTTCTTCCAGGGTGGTCCTGTGAGGCAGGCAAAGCTTACCAATCGTTACCAGGCAGAATCGAAAGTGCCGATGCTCATTGGCATAGATGCTGAATGGGGCCTTAGCATGAGGCTCGATTCTACCTACCGTTATCCGTGGAATATGACGCTGGGAGCCGTTCAGGACATGAAGCTCATCGAAAAGCAGGGCAAACAGATGGCGATACAGGCAAAGCGTATGGGTATACATTTCAATTTTGCGCCGGTGCTCGATATCAATACGAACCCGTCAAACCCTATCATTGGCAACCGATCTTTTGGCGAGGATAAACTTAACGTGACCGACAGGGCCCTTGCCCTTATGAAAGGCATCCAGAGCGAGGGTGTTTTTGCAACAGGCAAGCACTTCCCGGGACATGGCGATACCGGCACCGATTCCCATACTACATTGCCGTACCTTCCTTTTTCTAAAGAGAGGCTGGAAGATGTAGAGTTCTATCCTTATAAGAAACTGTTTAAAGAAGGGTTGTCAAGCATTATGGTAGCGCACCTTAACGTGCCCAGCATAGAGCCTACGCCAAATTATCCTACATCGCTTTCATATAATTTGATAACCAATATAGTGCAAAAGGAAATGGGCTTCAAAGGCCTGATATTTACAGATGCGCTCAATATGAAAGGAGCAAGCAGCTTTATGGCGCCCGGCGATATTGACCTTGAGGCCTTCCTTGCAGGGAATGACGTGCTGTTGTTTGCCGAAAATGTTCCTGTAGCCATAGAGAAATTCCGCCAGGCTTATATGGACAGCGTATTGTCGGAAGAAAGGCTGCAGCATTCGGTAAAGAAGATATTGGCATATAAATACAGGGGCGGGCTCAATAACTACACGCCTATCGACATAAATAACCTGTACAGCGACCTGAACGGGCATGAGTACGATGACCTGAATTACCAGCTGTATGAGAATGCGGTAACGGTATTGAAGAACGACCAGGAGGCTGTTCCGGTTATGGAACTGGAAACCGAAAAGATAGCCTACGTAAAAATGGGCGATGACGATGGCTCTGTTTACCTGAGTACCCTGCACAAATATGCCGATGTGACTGAAGTAAAAGAAGACAGCCTGCAGGTACTCAAGACGCGCCTTAAAGATTACAGCACCGTTATAATAGGCTATCATAAAGCTGACGGCGCCTGGAAAAAGCACGATTTTTCGGCCAAAGAACTGGTGTGGCTGGATACTATAGCTAAAAACAGCAAGGTGATATTGACGGTTTTTGCAAAGCCATACACCTTGAATGCTATTAAGAACTTTGCCAATATTGAAAGTGTTGTGCTGGCCTACCAAAACAATACCATTTCGCAGACGGTGGCTGCCGAGATCGTATTCGGTGCGTTGGGTGCCAAAGGAAAACTGCCCGTATCTATTGGCACAAATTATAAGGTTAATCACGGAGTATATACAAAAGCGACCAACCGGCTTGGCTTTACCACTCCTGAAAATGCAGGTATGAATTCGGTCGTGCTTCGAAAGATCGACCTGTTGGCAAAAAAAGCGATAGACGAGAAAATGACCCCGGGATTGCAGGTGCTCGTAGCGCGTAATGGCAAGGTGGTGTACCAGAAGTCTTTTGGTTACCATACCTACGAGAACGATGTGAAGGTACGAGATACCGATATTTATGATGTTGCTTCGCTTACCAAAGTACTATCGACACTGCCTAATATCATGCAGCTATACGATAAGGGAGAATTGAAATTGGATGATAAGCTTGGCGATATGCTCCCGGTATTCGCCAAAACAGATAAAAAGAAGATCATACTGAAAGACATGTTGCTGCACCAGGCTAAGTTCCAGCCGTGGATACCGTTCTATCAGGCAACGCTGGACAGCGAAAAGCACCCGGATTCGTTATATTACCGCAGGAGTTACAGTGAAGAATTCCCACACCAGGTAGCCGAAAACCTCTACCTGAGGAAAGATTATCCCGATACGATCATAGCGCGTATAGCAGATAGCAAGCTGCTGAAAAAGAAAGAATACAAGTACAGCGACTTCTCGTTCATACTGCTGAAAGAATATATAGAAAGGCACACCGGAAAGAAGATCGACGTGCTGAGCGACCAGCAATTCTATAAGCCGTTGGGCGCCGCATCTACTACTTATAACCCGTTGCGCAAGTTCGACATGGCCATCATACCGCCTACGGAGATAGACAAATACTTCCGCTACCAGGTAATACAGGGATATGTGCACGATATGGCTGCCGCGATGGAAGACGGTGTTGCAGGGCATGCGGGGCTTTTCTCCAATGCGATGGACGTAGCCAAAATCATGCAGATGTATCTGCAGGAAGGAAATTATGGCGGCAGGCAATATTTCTCACCGAAAACGTTCGATACCTTTAATACCTGCTATGCCTGTAAAGAGGGCAACAGGAGGGGGCTTGGCTTCGATAAGCCGCAAATAGGCAATAATCCTGGTCCTACTTGTGGTTGCGTATCAAAGTCAAGCTTTGGGCACACTGGCTTCACGGGTACCATGACCTGGGCCGATCCCGAAACAGGTATCGTTTATGTGTTCTTATCGAACAGGACGTATCCCGAAGCGGGGGAGAACCGCCTTTCGAAAGAGAATATCAGGGAGGATATACAGAAAGTGATAGAGGAGGCGATTATAGAATAATTTCAGATTTTAGATTTCAGAATTCAGATTGAGTTTCACTCGAAGACCGTAAATATCGTCGGGAACTTCCCCTCCTGTGGAGGGGTGGCTGAAAGCCGGGGTGGTTTTTCTCTTTAAAATTTATAACCACCCCACCCTACGGGCACCCCTCCAAAGGAGGGGAGCTTCACTCAGCTCAATAGAAAAATAGCCAATAAAAATAAAAATATGCAATCTCCAGCAGCCACACCCGATGAATATATTGCCTCGCTTCCTGAAGACAGGAAAGCGGCTATGGAAAAGTTAAGGGGTACCATTAACAAAAACCTACCGAAAGGATTTAAGGAAGGCATAGGATATGGCATGCTATGCTGGTCGGTGCCGCATTCTGCTTATCCTGCCGGTTATCATTGCGACCCAAAAGTTCCGTTGCCATTCCTTAGTGTCGCTTCGCAAAAGAACTTTATTGCGGTGTACCACATGGGTGTGTATGCCGATAAAAATCTCCACGATTGGTTTGTGACAGAGTACCCGAACCATGTAAAGACAAAGCTGGATATGGGCAAAAGCTGTATCCGTTTCAAAAAGCCGGAGATAATTCCTTTTGCGCTTATCGGCGAACTGGTTTCTAAAATTACAATGCAGGAGTGGATAGATCTGTATGAAAAGAATTTGAAAGGATAGTTTACCTTTCAGCTCCGCTATGTCATTCTGAACGCAGCTTGCGGAGTGAAGAATCTCAATTATTGGAGTAGAGATTCTTCCTTCGTCAGAATGACAAACAACATAAACACAAAACCACCATTCCCTTTAACCCTGACCGCAGCGGCATCCTCCCGCCGCGCAGCAGAGGGAGATAGAGCGGAGGGCAGGACCGCCCTTTCCAAAAATGCGTTTAGACGGCTGTTTCCCATACTTTTAAAATGTCATAATAATTATTACTTTAATTCGTATTAAAGCGGGGTTTCGCCTACTTTTTTTATTTAAATTCGTTACTTTATTTTTCGAATTATATGAAAATCGCAATAGTATGTTATCCAACCTTTGGCGGGAGCGGCGTTGTAGCGACCGAGCTTGGGCTGGAACTGGCCCGCAGGGGCCACGAGATACACTTTATCACCTATAGCCAGCCGGTGCGCCTGGCGTTACTGAACCCTAACATCCATTACCACGAGGTACATGTACCGGAATACCCGCTGTTCCATTACCAGCCATACGAGCTGGCGCTCTCGAGCAAGCTGGTGGATATGGTGAAGCTCCATAAAATAGAGCTGCTGCATGTACATTATGCCATTCCGCATGCCTATGCCGGGTATATGGCCAAAAAGATGCTCAAGGAGCAGGGCATCAGGATACCGATGGTAACCACGCTGCACGGTACCGATATTACACTGGTGGGCAATCACCCGTTCTATAAGCCGGCGGTGAGTTTCAGCATCAACCATTCTGATATCGTGACATCAGTGTCGCAGGACCTGAAAGAGGAGACCTACAGGCTCTTCGACATAAAGCGGGAAATCTATGTGATCCCGAACTTTATCGAAATCGATAAGAATAAAATGGATGTGAAATCCGACTGCCACCGCTCAATGATGGCTACGGAGACACAAAAGATCGTGACGCACATCAGTAACTTCCGCAAGGTGAAGCGCATCCCGGATATCGTAAAGATATTCTTTGAAATACAAAAAGAGATCCCTGCCAAGCTCATGATGGTGGGCGACGGGCCTGAACGTGCCGGTGCCGAAAAACTGTGTGAAGATCTTGGAATCAGCGATAAGGTGATCTTTTTTGGCAACAGTAACGAGATCAATAAGATATTGTGCTTTAGCGACCTGTTCCTGCTCCCTTCGGAAACGGAAAGTTTTGGACTTGCGGCACTAGAAGCTATGGCAAGCGGGGTACCGGTGATATCGACCAATACAGGAGGCCTCCCGGAAGTGAACCGCAACGGCTACTCGGGTTACCTGAGCAATGTTGGCGACATACAGGATATGGCAGCAAAAGCCATTTCGATATTATCGGATGATGAAAAGCTGTTGGAATTTAAGGAAAACGCGCTTCAGCTGGCACAGGAATTCGACATCCAGAACATTTTGCCGATGTATGAAAAGGTGTACGAAAAAGCGCTGAAAATGAATTCAAAATAAGTTTTTAGGCTTGCCGGCTGCGGAAAGTCCCGGCTTCGCAAAGTCTCTGACTTTGTGGAAGCGTTGGCATATCTCTGATATGCAAATGAAAGGTCGGAGACCTTTAAACACCTCCGCAAAGTCAGAGACTTTGCGGAGCGTGCGATTATCTATTTAGTCAGAATTTTTTTGGTATTGTATTTGTATAACGGTACAGGTAACCATTAAAAAATAACACTTATGAAAAAATTACTTACGCTCGCTTTGTTGGCACTAATATTTACAAGCTGCAAGATAAACGTAGTGAACCACATTGCAGTTGCTGCCCCGATTACTTTTGAGATACTGAAACAAGAAGCCTATGGCGGCCGTGATAAAGAGTCGGCTGCAGTCATCACATCGCAAAGCCAGCTAACGGCACTGTATAAGGAACTCGGATGGAGTGACGTGCCATCAGTCGATTTTGAAAAGCAGAATGTGGTAGCCTTGTTTATGGGTCAGAAAAGTACAGGCGGCTACAGCATTAGCGTAAAAAGTATTACTATTAATGATGACACAGCCACGATAAAAGTTTTGGAAACCGTACCAAGCGGAATGGCAACTATGGCGATCACCAATCCGTACTGCATTGCACTGATCCCGAAAACGGAGAAGGTAATTGTAGAATAGATTATTATATTTTTGGACAGTCTGAATAAAACTATAGACCTCTTATCTTTTGGTAAGAGGTTTCATTTTTTAAGGGTTTTTGGGAGGATGATCTTTGTGGTATCCCACGCAATGGTTTCGGGGTCGTATTTTTTGCCTGACTTTTTATAGCTTAAAACTACTTGTTCTTCCTGGGTCATTTTGCGTATGGTATAAGCCCATCTGCTTTTCTTATCCCTATCAATACTATTTATTAAGGTTGACCATTCAGGTGAATAAAAAGTGTCACTAATAGAAGCCAATACAAAAGACCTTCCGCCGAATTGAGTTTTTACATTTTCCCGAAAAATGGCATTAAAATGATTTTTATTTATGTAATTTATTTGATCAGGTGTTATTCTTTTAAACTCAGGACGAAAATCAACAGTCGATGTTTTTCCGTATCCACAGCTAGCTCCATGAGGTATATTGAGCATGTAATAATACATTGATCCGTTTTCATCGATTAGAAAGTTTATGTGGGAATAGTAAAGTGGCTCCAACATCGGGATAGAGGGATCTGACTCAGAATTGGCTTTAATGCAATATTCCTGTAAATCTCTTGCTACGATGATGTCTTCTTTATTTTGACATGATACAATTGCAAATAGAAAAAGTATAATTAAGTGTCGCATAATCTATTTCCTTAAAACAAGCTCTACATACACAGGCAAATGGTCACTCGGGTACCGGCAGTCTTTGGAATCGCTCAGTATCGCGTACTTTTGAGTTTTCAGCCCTGTCTTCGGAATGAAAATATAGTCGATACGTTTTGTAACGGGCTTGTTGAATTCAAACCCATTAAATGTGCCTGTTGGCCCAAAAACGAATTCTGAAACCTCTCTTGTATCCAACAGCTCTTTTTTAATCACGGCAATTGGCTCGGCATCCGGCTCCAGGTTGAGGTCGCCCATAACGATGAACGGAAGGTTGTCTTTATTCAGTTCTTTTATCTTTTGCAGGATAAGCTTTGCGCTTTCTACCCGTGCTATATTCCCCATATGGTCGAAGTGCGTATTGAAAACCCACACCTTCTTTTTGGTGTCCTTGTTTTCAAAGAGCCCGTAGCTGCACACACGGTTGTAGGCCGCATCCCATCCTTTTGAAGGCACAGCAGGCGTTTCTGACAACCAGAAAGTAGATTGCTGTAGCACCTTAAACTTTTTGCTTTTATAAAAAATGGCTGAGTGTTCGCCTTTGCTTTTCCCGTCATCACGGCCTACGCCAATGAAATCATAAGCAACCATTGCACTGTCAAGGTAGTGCACCTGTTGTGGCAGCGCTTCCTGTACTCCAAGGAAGTCAGGCTCATAGAATTGTACTTGCTTTGCCAGCATTTCTTTGCGGTTATCCCAACGGTTTTCGCCATCGCTTGCTATGTCCAGGCGAATGTTGTAGGTCATTATTTTATAAGAGGTCTGGGCGTAAGATGCGGTTGAAAGCATGGTGAGTAGAAGTAAAAGTCGTTTCATAATCTATAATTTTTCAGAAGGCAGGTAGCCGTGGGCTATTAAGTCGTTGCGGTCGTTGATGTTGATAAGCTGCCCATCTTTTAGCAGCAGCTTCCTGTTGGTCACCGAAAGTACGTCATCATAATAATGATCTGTAATAATTATGCCTTTTTGTGTTTTTAGCTTTTTGAGGAAATCTTTTATAAGGTCTTTGTATAGCGGTTCTATCATGGAGAATGGCTCGTCCAGCATGAGGAACTGATGCGGCAGGTGGCCTATAAGCAGCAATTCAAAATACCGCAGTTCGCCCATTGAAAGCTTGCCCACGCGGGTATTGGCGATCTTGTCTATACGCGGCGAATAGAAAAGTTTATCCTGCTCGTCGCCGGAATAATAAAGCGGTATTATATCGCGTACCTTCATGGTGTTGGGTAAGAATGGCTCCTGCGGCAAATAGCCTATACAACCTTCAGGTATGATCTTATGTACTGGGATTACTTTCCCGTTAATAGATATTGCTGCCGTATTTGCCTTTTGAGTCCCGAAAATTATCTTTAAGAGCGTTGATTTTCAGCTGCCGTTCCGCCCAAAGATGCCAACGATCTCACCAAACCTGCATTTAAACGAAGCATTGTCCAGTATCTTTTTGGCGCCAAATGACAGTGATATTTTGCTTGCCCTTAATGTGTACATTACGAAAACAGTTTTATCAACAACAGGAGGATCAACCCCGGCAGGAGGTTAATACCAAACGTCATAAATGCCAGCCTCTGCCTTGTATAACCCAGATTATGATAGAAATAGTATTGTGCCTTATAAAAAACATTGAATGTAAATATGCCCACGGCGATTCCAATTGTACAAAAAATTATAGGAAACCATACCGCACTTAGCGAAAATAAGGCCACCAATAGGCTAAAGCAGCAATTGACAATGTTTACAGTAATGTAATAATTCCAGAAAGCCTTCATTCTTTAGGCTTAAATCGTCCTCTCCGCCGTATATTTTTCCTTCAGCCATCGTTCCTGGTAGATGCGGCGTGCAGCCCAGCCGGTATCTTTAATAAAATAATCGTTTACCGACGCTCCCACGGCTGCTCCTATAACGGGTACAGCCTGCAATGCTTTGCGTTTGGTAAGATTAACGCCCAATTGTTTAGTGAGGGCTTTGATAAGTATCTTGGCGGCTTCTTTGGTCACTTCGTTTTCAAGGGTCTTTCCGGCCACCTGCCTGTGTGGGTTTTTAGCAACCATATTTTGCAATGCCGTAAGCGCCTGCTCTTTTTCTTCGATCGAATTGGCACCCGCTACAGATAGTATCGAAAGCACGATCTGGTTTTCATCGTCATTATTATTCTGGAAGCCATAGCACAAAGCGATCTTGTTGATGGTACGCAAAGAAAGCGTAATGATGGCAGGAATATCCAGTGCCATGCCAGCGAGTCCCGCAGCACCGGTGGCAGCACCCTCGGTAGTAGCGATGCCTATAGCCCAGTTGTGAGCCTCATTGGCCAGCATATCCAGTTCCGGAAGCGACCTCGACCTTAGCTCGCCAATTTCTGTAATATTTGCTTCCCTCTTGAAAGCTTCCATATCGATAAGTGATTTTGATGCACCGTTGCAGCTTTCAATTGCACTTTGTATCGTATTTACCGGCAGGGCGTTATCAAACAGCCTTGAAAGCGGCTTAAAAAGCGAGCCCATGAATTCGCTTACCACTCCGGGCTTTTCATTTTTCCAGTTCTGTATCTCCTGCAGCTGCCTTTGCTCGTAACTGTCTTTTGTTTCAATTGTCATAGCGTAATTTTGGTTTGGTTGTTTATAGCATTTAAACAAATATAGCTAAAATACATTTTCTTTATAAAAACTGCTGAATTATAGCAAAATAAAAATGCCGCCCACCGGCGGCATTAATTTATCTATGGTATCGATGTCATCCCGTAAAACCGGAACTTCCCGTTGATCTTTATGAACCGGAAGCTGTGGCTCGTTCCGGGATGGCCTTTGGCAAACTCATCTTTTTTATACGTCTCGACCCAAACCTCATATATCTTCAGGTCTTTCGGGTAATCTTTCGGGACTACTTTCGGCTTAAAGTTCTCCACAATCACCGAGCTGAACGAATACCCTTTTTTCGCCATTGCCTTATAAACCGGGGACTCCGTGAACTTTTGAGAAATTACCGTAAAGTAAAATTCTGCGGGTACGAATACCGCTCCTTTTGCGGCCTCAACTGCACCTACACAATCCACACAGTCTACTTCTTTGCAGCTCAGGGCCAGAAATTTGGTTTTGTCGCCTTTTACAAGGGCATCTACAAGTGCTATAAAATTCTTGTCAAGCTCGTCCCATT
Above is a genomic segment from Flavobacterium album containing:
- a CDS encoding ATP-binding cassette domain-containing protein, encoding MIFGTQKANTAAISINGKVIPVHKIIPEGCIGYLPQEPFLPNTMKVRDIIPLYYSGDEQDKLFYSPRIDKIANTRVGKLSMGELRYFELLLIGHLPHQFLMLDEPFSMIEPLYKDLIKDFLKKLKTQKGIIITDHYYDDVLSVTNRKLLLKDGQLININDRNDLIAHGYLPSEKL
- a CDS encoding EcsC family protein: MTIETKDSYEQRQLQEIQNWKNEKPGVVSEFMGSLFKPLSRLFDNALPVNTIQSAIESCNGASKSLIDMEAFKREANITEIGELRSRSLPELDMLANEAHNWAIGIATTEGAATGAAGLAGMALDIPAIITLSLRTINKIALCYGFQNNNDDENQIVLSILSVAGANSIEEKEQALTALQNMVAKNPHRQVAGKTLENEVTKEAAKILIKALTKQLGVNLTKRKALQAVPVIGAAVGASVNDYFIKDTGWAARRIYQERWLKEKYTAERTI